One Setaria italica strain Yugu1 chromosome II, Setaria_italica_v2.0, whole genome shotgun sequence DNA segment encodes these proteins:
- the LOC101779282 gene encoding uncharacterized protein LOC101779282, with protein MAPSYRPYGGGEEHGDAQRKKKGGGRWLWGGDPAEMKRRRRVAGYKAYRVEGKVKASIRRGLSWMKAKCAHIIHS; from the coding sequence ATGGCCCCTTCGTACCGGccctacggcggcggcgaggagcatgGTGATGCGCAGCggaagaagaagggcggcgggcggtggctgTGGGGCGGCGACCCTGCGGAGAtgaagcggcggaggcgggtggCCGGGTACAAGGCGTACCGGGTGGAGGGCAAGGTGAAGGCGTCCATCCGCAGGGGGCTCAGCTGGATGAAGGCCAAGTGCGCGCACATCATCCACAGCTAG